Genomic window (Theileria annulata chromosome 4, complete sequence, *** SEQUENCING IN PROGRESS ***):
GCAATTTCTTCCTCTTCTTAAatggtataataataagttTGACTCATCCCTTTCGTACAATGGAACTGAGCTGTTATTTACACACAATCCATAATTTTTCTCTATAAAATGTGATATACCCATCGGGAAGACCATTTtcacattattaatattgttgtTCACCTGGTTACATTCtttttcatcatcattggtcaaattattatagtatatagtacAAACTTGAGGCACAAATGGAGAACTGTTGTTATGGTATAACCATATATCCCATATATACTCTTCTCTTGGAGTAGTTTCTACAGTGTTTTGATTAACTTCTGTATCTATGTTCAGATTCGGTAATGGGATGCTAAATGGATAGTAAGAAATGTCATAAAAGAGAACATTCAGGGAAAATGAGGATGGGAAGTCTACATCAAGTGACGTTAAGTCCACAGGATTTCTGTGACTCATTAATAACTTAAACTCCTTCTTCAACTCCAATATCACGTTGATGAACTCTTTTTGCAAATTAATACCGTCACGTATACTCTGCGATAGTGCCAGGGACTTACTGGAGCATTCATCCAGTGACAAATTCCTGTGGAAAATGGAGTATTTAAGCGTCTGTGGATCAAATCTATTAACTGTGTGTAAAAGCTTAAGTTTTTTACTATCGTTTAAATGTTCAAATATGGATTTAATCTTGGATAGTGACGCGTATCCCATCTGTTGATCCTTCCGAGACTCGTCCCACTCCAATGGATTTTCCTTTTCATATCTCAACGTCGTTGCCATACATATATTTGTTGCAATCAGGTGCCAATTTTCACAGTTTAGTTCGTGTAATTTACTCAAAAACTCGTCCGACAACTCgaaattttcttcatcagTTAATGAAACCTCTTCATTACTTAAAGATACATCTCCATTGGtattattttgattatcttcatcattTTTGTTATTTGTTACTGTAAAGAAATGTTGTATTGGAGATTCCCTAATGATGTTTCCGTTTAAATACCTCAACACACGCTCGTTGCCACTTCCATAAGATTCTAATCTAAACTTCATATTTTCATGggttttaaaaaaataagttaaaaattaattacaattttataaaattgtggacttataattatacacaaCATATTAATCTTGGAGATTCCTTTGAATTCCACAACCCAATCATAGCCCATAAAACTCaatatttgatataaaatataattatcaaaaaaataatattataagGTTTTGTTAAATCGTATTTGAACCTGATCATTAACTATGAATGATCATGTttaaagttaaaatatcaCTTTCTACGTTTAGCTTTTCTATCATCGTAGACTTTCCCTGCATCCGCTTTCTTAGCTCTTTCCTCCAACTCATCCCATGAGAGCCCTTCATCTTCCTCCTCTTCATATTCCTCTTCGTCATCCTCATCTTCATCTGCCAGTGACTCACTATATTCCTCTTCACTTTCctcttcttcttcatcaCTTTCATCATCTTTGTACTCctcatcttcatcatcttccTCCTCTCCTGAATCCTCCTCGTCTTCTCCTTCTCCGAGGAATCCGTCAAATCCTCCGCTCTCCACAAACGCCTCTACGTCCTCCAGTATTGTCTTGAGTATATTTGTCCACTGGAGGTTATTCTTTCCCTCGTACCACACAATATCCAGCTCATTCAGCCATCTCTACAATCACATTAATACATCctttttataatttatagtcTAGTTATTATCTATTTTCATTACCTTGATTGTATCTAGGTATTCTATTGGGACTAGATCCACTCTTTTGATTGGCTTTGAGTAATCCCTATTGACGAAGACGATGTCGAAATTTCTAAGTCCGTGTTGCACTCTTTCCAGCGACACGATTTCAATATCAGTGAGTGGCAGCACAAACGGTGGCCACTCCACCAAGTGTACTAGACAGTTCACTGTTGGCAATAGTTCTACATTAGATTTCAGTGGTACTCCAGTAAACATCAATTctctaaatttatattatagtatagtatataaattatttatagtatattacACTACTAATGTTATAGGATATTAgactataaatattatagatATAATCAATTATTCGAAAATACCTTATTGGTAAATCAACTTTCATTGATGTTAGATCCTTGAGTTGTGATACGAATTGCTTAAAATCAGTGTTGAACTTTCTTTTGAGTTCTCTTTCTCTCATTTCTTCCAGCGTTTCATCTGGGTCGTTATATGATCTTCCTCTTCTGTTATCCAAATCATCTATTTGTGTCCCGACTTCTGAGAAGAACTGCACATCCAAGGTCTTCTTCTTGCCCACGAGAATTGGGGACTTTAGGTGGAAATGCAGGAGCACTATCAGTTCTCTTTGGCAGGGCTGGAATATTGCGTGGCGCACATTAGCGTATGATATGTCAACGCTGTCAACTCTATCTCTAGAGTTCACCAAGTACCTAAATCaccattaatatttatggttatttaaaatattgtatttattttGAAATGTTTATTAAAGAACCTTAATCCATTATGATGTGCTTCTAGAAATCCCAAGACACGTCTTGATCCGTGAACTGATGGTCTGATCATGAGATCCTTCAGAACTATTCTCTTTCCCGTTCTATTTAAGTTTAACTTTTCTTGGTCTGCCAATGTTAATCCCATATCATCATTCTCTCTTTGTTTCATCTGTTTGATTAGTTCCTTCAAACTCTTAAATACGtctacattattatataagtTTGGGTTTTAATTATgtatttgtttatatatacataattttacatatttaaatataatttactttGCAAATGTTTTACATCTTTCgatttatataaaactTCTTTGATGAATATTGAGTTTTCTTGCTGTAGGTCTGGGAGTGGGTTCTGATCATTTCTCGACGTATATGTGTGTGAGCCCGGCACTTGGAAGTTAATTCTCAGCATGTATAGGTTATTATTTTCTGGGTTACACGTCACGTTCTTGATCATCATCACTGAAAATGGCAGGTGGTATCCATTCACTGGCAACATCACCACTTCATTTCTCCAATCAACGAATATCtacaatattatatgaatttttataGTAGGTTGTTTTAGTTAGCATGAATCATTCTATTACTTTGTTTGGTGTTAATTCATTTGAGAAGTAATCTGGGCTTTGAAAGACCTTGATTTTATCCATTTTCACTACTTGTTTTTGTTTTGAGTCTCCTGCTAAGCCTGATCCATCTTTCACTCGTCTTGTTATTTCTTCAATCTTAAGTTCTCTCAGCTTTTTCTGGTGTGCCAGCAAATTTTCCATCTCCTCTTTACTCACTCCACCTCTGTTCCTCAATCtacatattattttactctCCATTTTGTGTATCAGTGAGATTTGAATATACATAGTACTAATTAATACCTTTCTTTTAGTATCACGGATTCGGCATCTTTTAGTATTTGTGATGACACTACTGGTTTTTTCTCCTCTTCTTCCTCGTACTTCACTTCCTCTTCCTCTTCTTCTAGTTCGTAAGACACGTTTTCCAACCCTTTACTCACAAACGACGTCAGCACTGTGTTTCCTGAACTTGAAACGTGCACCGTGTCTGCAATCCAGACCGCAAACTTTTTCCCTTCGTGTATTTCCAGAAACCCAACACTCAGGTGAAATACCATATTATCAAGCACCAAACTACACATTAATCATTATGATATTTCAATATAGGTATGGTAGAgttttgtttatataatagtacTTTGTGTTATTGGATGTGAGGAGGAAGTTTGAATCTTTGAATTCAAGTCCTATTGTATGTCCAACTGACTTTGTTAAGTAATCTTCATGTCCTGGTTTCTCCTTCGCGACAAAGTCATAGACACTGGAGTATACTGAACCAAAGGTCACTCCTGGTTTCAGCACTGTCAATGCATACTCGAAAACCTTCAGTGCCAGCTTATACGCGTCTTTCATATACtaaataaacataaatcAATGTCcataactaaataaaataaatgcTTAAATTGTACCTGTGTTCCATCCAATATCAATGTTCTCGTTAGGCATGAACACATTTCGTTATATTTTGAGCACACTGAGACGATAATTGTGCCTGGGTCGTGTGAGAGATCATCGTCAGTTGGTTTCGCTCCAATTgacaataaataattacttCCACTCTGCACGTTTCCATATATCACCTCCATATCACTGCCAACCATCTAAATCACACATTAGATTATTCATCAcatttgaatatttatatctatattttcataaatatatagcAATCGTAAGTTTATACGTTGAACTTTTTTTCCATTTTTTCTATAAACTTTTGATCCTTTTGTATATTCAGTGCATGTGCTACTAGTGAAGAGTGTGTCTTCTTTGACTCTGAGTCCAACACTTCTTctatttgattaattaaCATGGTTTTCATCACTCCACATGATAATTGTGATGATTGCTTTTGGATTTCCTAAAcagatttatttaaattaaacattaCCAGATCTACTTCTGTTCTTACTGCCATGATCGTTGACACTTCAACCGTTACATCTTTCCTTGTGAAATCCTTGACAAAGTCAAGGCAAAAGTCTGAAAAGTCTCCCAACGGTTTCGGGTCGTTCAGCATTCCAACCACGCCCTAAAATTCATTACGTTCTTATACTAGTGTTACTAAAATATCCCAAAATATCTCATAACTTATAGCTTACGTTAAACGATTCAAAGATCTTGGTCAGTGAGGGTTCGTCATTTTGTCCTGGCACTCTGTTGTAGAATTTAACCTTTTCGTAGTGGTTTTTCAGGGGTTCCAAATAGTTCCCTAAACAGAACATCACAAAATTCAGATAAAGAGTGGGTATAACTACAAGTATCTCGTGGATGTGTAAAAACTGTGTAAAATGAAACCTTTTTTAGGCGAAGTTAGAATTGATAGTGTGCCATCTGATGCAAAAACCATTACTGTTTCAGGGAATTGGAATCCTGTCAGCCATAACctgttttaaaaattaaatcaacTCTCAAATTAGGCTACAATAGTAAAAATATGTGGTATATGAGCTATATTAgacattattaaaataactagtaacaacaaataataaataataaaacaaataatttaaaatatactgTAAAAGTTCTGAGGTTGTCGAATTTGATTCAGAACGAGATTTTCCTGTGCACACGAATAATAGGTCGATTTTATCATCTTCTGGTCTTTTGAAAATGCTCGAGAGTTTTTTTAGCTTAAGCGAAGCTTCTTCGAAGTTTATTGACACTGAACCTTTACCCTCTGGCATACTTAAAGTGCTTtgttataaaatgtatatttcAGTTACAACATCACACAACGATCCATAAAGCAAAATGAAGGTAAATAATTCAgagatttaaaattttaaaaataaacttaTGAGAAAATGTGGTGGAAggaaatatatataataaattttaatttaactggatcaaacaataaaatatcaggtcaaattaatactataaaatataatgtatGTTGTGGGAAAATTCcttaatgaatttaacttaattttaaaatttagtttaattaaattatattaatttatagaattatatattaatctGTGTATACATGAAGTTTGGTTTTGGTTTTtgtcaaaatttaaattttgattattagaaggttaattatttagacgaatcattatataataactttattaatagtatttgTAATTAATGTTGCTTTATAatctttattttatatactaattaatatattataacCCCATCAGtggaatattatttaccattatcattattaaagtaattatattatttaatttatttggtTGTTTCTTagattataaaatttaatctaCTGGATACATACTTGAAAgaattgtaaaaaatggGAATGGGCGATATTTCTCGCATTTATATCGGCAATTTACCTGAGGACTGTTCGCAGCGTGAGCTTGAGGAGGAATTTGAGAAGTTTGGTCGTATTATTTATTGCGATTTAAAGAAGTCTTATTCCGGATCTCCGTTTGCTTTTATAGAGTTTAGTGATTCTAGGGATGCTAGAGATGCTATTAGGGATAAAGACGGTTATGAGTTCCACGGCAAGAAGCTTCGAGTTGAGCTTCCATTTCGATACAGAGATGAACCTAGAAGGCCTTCAAGTAGGCGTTATGGAACAACGAGACGTGGAAAATATGTTCTTGAGGTATTTTTGTCATTTTTATtccatttatatattttactttaattatattagatatattataaaaatgttaaatgaaactaattaacccatttatgtttataaatgaaatttataatatattgcATAGGTAACTGGACTTCCACCAACTGGAAGTTGGCAGGATTTGAAGGACCACATGCGAGATGCTGGAGAGTGTGGTCACGCTGACGTGTTCAGAGGTGGTGTGGGTGAAATCACATTTTTTTCAAGGAGTGACATGGATTATGCTATTGAAAGGTTTGATGGTTCAACATTTAGATCCCATGAAGGTAATggtttatatatatttatataaataaatatacttTGAGTATATACCATATACTatgttaaaattgtttactaaaaaatattataggGGAGAAGAGTAGAATAAGTGTTAGGGAGAAGACTAGGAGGAAAAGAACGAGATCATATAGTTTTGATAGAGGAAGGTCACATAGTAGGGATAATCGTAGATCAAGGACATATAGTCGCAGTAGGTCGAGAAGTAGGGATCGAACTAGAGATGGAAGTAGGAGTAGAGATAGGAGTAGAACTAGAAGTAGGACTAGAAGTAGAAGTCGGGATAGGAGTAGGACTAGAAGTCGTACAGTATCAAGGTCATATTCAAGAGATAAATCATCATCTAGGTCTAGAGACAAGAGTGTTTCTAGATCCAGGTCATgattatacatttttaaaaacctacataaatcattaattttgataatatgGATTGAATCAGTGGATctttcattttaaaaaatcagATTTTTTATCGAACctttcttaattttatataaattttattccatataatttatacttttatttAGTAAATGTATATTGTTTAGTGTGAGTTATGGAGGATTGGGATTCGAAGTGGCGTTTGATGATGAAGCGAGAGGATGAAAAGAGAGTGTGTAATAGGATTTTGAATGAGTGTTTAAAGGAGAAGAGAGAACTTGAGGAAGAAATCGAATGTACATTTCTTccaaaaatttataaagcACACACTACCACTGATGTGAAGGAACCAAAGAAGTCTAGTTGTTCACAAGAAGATCCTGATACTCTCCTGAAGCTATTGTATCCCATAATTAGTGAAGAGGAAAGCATTCTAAATGAGTTGGATCAGTTGGAGAGGGAAGAGAAAATTCGCATTAGGGAGCTTTCTGAGCTCATAGTTTCGGGGGTGCTAAAGCATCCAGACGAGAGCTTGGAGAAATTCTTGGAGTTTTACAGAGATGAGAGGCTTAGTGACATTTCAGAGCTCAAGAACAGGAGGATTAAGGTTATAGGGAAGCTCCATGAGCTCGAGCGTAAGTTCAACCTTTTGTGTTGTAAGGAGGGTGTTGACCCAGTAGCATTTGCTAAAGTTGGCTTCGAGGTCAGTAACATTAGGCGGATTAAACAGGAGGTcttaaattcaataaacCTGAACACTCTTAAAATTAGGTGCAAAATTAAGCAGGAGTTCGATCAGATTTTAAGATCCATTAAGACCAACCACTTGAATCACAAGAACACTATGTTTAGCAATGGGAGGGTAGTTCCTCAAAACCAATATTACCTTTAATATTCCtaatacatatatatttagttggtagagtaaattaatcaattcTTAAATCCATACGAACTGGTTCCAACACAACTCCGTCACATATAACCAACTCCGCAGAGTCTCCTAATCAAGACATAAAACTTGCTAGCTGTGGTGATTACCTGTACAGATATCCCTTTCTACTGCTGAAACCATTGCGTTTTTAACCAAATTAACAAGATCTTCCAGCGAGTTTACTTCCGGCTTGACTTTTTGGTTATTTCCATTCAACTGAAGaatcaattatttattatatagtgTACCAAATTGTCCAGTACTGATATCACCAATGAAGAACTCGTGCCCTGGGCTGTGTActtttcataattataatttccAACTGCATCATATCCACATACTACCCCTTTTCCTATGAAatcatataaatatataccGCAGCAAATAATTTGAACCATCAATGTGtagaataattatgtaTTGATTTACCTTGCTCGTCTATCCCGCATAGAATATTAAAGGTATAATAGGGGAAGAAACGTCTTCCATACAGCACTGTTGATAGTAATTGTGCAATTGCGTTAAATGTTGGTTCTCTATTATGTGTGAATCTGTACAGCTCTATTTGTCTCTACAAGCATTGTCAAAACGACTTGTGGTTTAGAAGATGcacatattttataaatatttaaatatagtGTTCATACTTCTAGTACTGATTGTAGAGCCAGCATATCTGCTTGCATTCCTGATGTTCCCAGAATACATTTATCAGTCCTAACATCGATTTATTATGTATAATCAAGtttaaatctaattaaCTTGACTGTTCCCTCAATTAATATCTAActatcaaaatttttattacaGTTTAAATAGTTTAGTTGAGAATCTGGTATGTATGAGGTATCTTTGTGATAGTCTTGTGTCGGCGGCGATGACTGCGTAGTTGTTCCACGTTGCGGCGATGACTgttctaaaaattaattaaaatgaatagATAAATTGTACCCTCCGTTATTTACGTATGGGTTGAATCTTTCCTCCGGTCGgttcattttaatatatattctgAATTTCTCACCACATTTATACACTTGGATTCCTTACCacttaaaaattttcagatTCTCAACTCTCATTAATTACtccaattaattttatttttaccaTTAACTACTTTCATcaatcaataattaattaatttatttattttctcaAACTCTAATGAATACATTTCACACATTTATGTTTACATATACTCTACTATCCATAAATTACtgtaaattttatcatataatatataacttATTAATCagtgtatataatattgtgtATAAGATTACCAATCATTTTTCAGATTAATAAGCGTGAG
Coding sequences:
- a CDS encoding uncharacterized protein (Tap349h10.p1c.C.cand.114 - score = 138.27) — protein: MKFRLESYGSGNERVLRYLNGNIIRESPIQHFFTVTNNKNDEDNQNNTNGDVSLSNEEVSLTDEENFELSDEFLSKLHELNCENWHLIATNICMATTLRYEKENPLEWDESRKDQQMGYASLSKIKSIFEHLNDSKKLKLLHTVNRFDPQTLKYSIFHRNLSLDECSSKSLALSQSIRDGINLQKEFINVILELKKEFKLLMSHRNPVDLTSLDVDFPSSFSLNVLFYDISYYPFSIPLPNLNIDTEVNQNTVETTPREEYIWDIWLYHNNSSPFVPQVCTIYYNNLTNDDEKECNQVNNNINNVKMVFPMGISHFIEKNYGLCVNNSSVPLYERDESNLLLYHLRRGRNCLIDRHIFLTIAQMCFDLTNNKTKPVDNGVKVLFIGSDSIRLELMGLKVEIGYKPVEQVEVGEVMWKLVIAKMRSVHIQNWKQQKYQLNNNISNIFNETYLGKIIYIKLFDGIKKSKFGQKMVLKSEIIIFGNFNFSK
- a CDS encoding transcription modulator, putative (Tap349h10.p1c.C.cand.114 - score = 138.27;~SMART pfan:Peptidase_M24 (PF00557) at aa 228-430, E()=3.50e-03); translation: MPEGKGSVSINFEEASLKLKKLSSIFKRPEDDKIDLLFVCTGKSRSESNSTTSELLQLWLTGFQFPETVMVFASDGTLSILTSPKKVIPTLYLNFVMFCLGNYLEPLKNHYEKVKFYNRVPGQNDEPSLTKIFESFNGVVGMLNDPKPLGDFSDFCLDFVKDFTRKDVTVEVSTIMAVRTEVDLEIQKQSSQLSCGVMKTMLINQIEEVLDSESKKTHSSLVAHALNIQKDQKFIEKMEKKFNMVGSDMEVIYGNVQSGSNYLLSIGAKPTDDDLSHDPGTIIVSVCSKYNEMCSCLTRTLILDGTQYMKDAYKLALKVFEYALTVLKPGVTFGSVYSSVYDFVAKEKPGHEDYLTKSVGHTIGLEFKDSNFLLTSNNTNLVLDNMVFHLSVGFLEIHEGKKFAVWIADTVHVSSSGNTVLTSFVSKGLENVSYELEEEEEEVKYEEEEEKKPVVSSQILKDAESVILKERLRNRGGVSKEEMENLLAHQKKLRELKIEEITRRVKDGSGLAGDSKQKQVVKMDKIKVFQSPDYFSNELTPNKIFVDWRNEVVMLPVNGYHLPFSVMMIKNVTCNPENNNLYMLRINFQVPGSHTYTSRNDQNPLPDLQQENSIFIKEVLYKSKDVKHLQNVFKSLKELIKQMKQRENDDMGLTLADQEKLNLNRTGKRIVLKDLMIRPSVHGSRRVLGFLEAHHNGLRYLVNSRDRVDSVDISYANVRHAIFQPCQRELIVLLHFHLKSPILVGKKKTLDVQFFSEVGTQIDDLDNRRGRSYNDPDETLEEMRERELKRKFNTDFKQFVSQLKDLTSMKVDLPIRELMFTGVPLKSNVELLPTVNCLVHLVEWPPFVLPLTDIEIVSLERVQHGLRNFDIVFVNRDYSKPIKRVDLVPIEYLDTIKRWLNELDIVWYEGKNNLQWTNILKTILEDVEAFVESGGFDGFLGEGEDEEDSGEEEDDEDEEYKDDESDEEEEESEEEYSESLADEDEDDEEEYEEEEDEGLSWDELEERAKKADAGKVYDDRKAKRRK
- a CDS encoding splicing factor, putative (Tap349h10.p1c.cand.112 - score = 18.62;~SMART 2 RRM (SM00360) at aa 8-78, E()=2.56e-21; 104-173, E()=1.26e-02), which gives rise to MGMGDISRIYIGNLPEDCSQRELEEEFEKFGRIIYCDLKKSYSGSPFAFIEFSDSRDARDAIRDKDGYEFHGKKLRVELPFRYRDEPRRPSSRRYGTTRRGKYVLEVTGLPPTGSWQDLKDHMRDAGECGHADVFRGGVGEITFFSRSDMDYAIERFDGSTFRSHEGEKSRISVREKTRRKRTRSYSFDRGRSHSRDNRRSRTYSRSRSRSRDRTRDGSRSRDRSRTRSRTRSRSRDRSRTRSRTVSRSYSRDKSSSRSRDKSVSRSRS
- a CDS encoding uncharacterized protein (Tap349h10.p1c.cand.113 - score = 19.59) produces the protein MEDWDSKWRLMMKREDEKRVCNRILNECLKEKRELEEEIECTFLPKIYKAHTTTDVKEPKKSSCSQEDPDTLLKLLYPIISEEESILNELDQLEREEKIRIRELSELIVSGVLKHPDESLEKFLEFYRDERLSDISELKNRRIKVIGKLHELERKFNLLCCKEGVDPVAFAKVGFEVSNIRRIKQEVLNSINLNTLKIRCKIKQEFDQILRSIKTNHLNHKNTMFSNGRVVPQNQYYL
- a CDS encoding proteasome subunit, putative (Tap349h10.p1c.C.cand.113 - score = 18.51;~SMART pfam:proteasome (PF00227) at aa 12-199, E()=6.70e-38), producing MNRPEERFNPYVNNGGTVIAATWNNYAVIAADTRLSQRYLIHTRFSTKLFKLTDKCILGTSGMQADMLALQSVLERQIELYRFTHNREPTFNAIAQLLSTVLYGRRFFPYYTFNILCGIDEQGKGVVCGYDAVGNYNYEKYTAQGTSSSLVISVLDNLLNGNNQKVKPEVNSLEDLVNLVKNAMVSAVERDICTGNHHS